In Microbacterium pumilum, the following proteins share a genomic window:
- a CDS encoding HAD-IC family P-type ATPase: MDAAPVVSAPVDVDPSIGLSAAAVAERIATGRTNSFAANTSRSVWTIVRANVFTLFNAIVFTCFGILLVLGRWQDAIFGLAAFANSIIGCWQEFRAKAALDRLALLNAPLARVRRDGLDAEIPPVDVVLDDILILRAGDQVPADAIVIDTRALQIDESMLTGESDAVDKKPGDEALSGSIVVAGESEAQVTRVGADSYANKFAGEAKRFSLVSSELRTSINRVLRFMSWIIGPIGLLVLNAQMMVAGGWVTAWESGTWVQAVVNTIASLTAMIPLGLVLMTSIAFAVGAAKLASRQVLVNELPAVEGLARVDVICLDKTGTLTAGEIEFDGAHPVPDAAPDVDAVLAWYGAAPAANATARCLQAPYPVQDALSVARDIPFSSARKWSAVSFANGPGGTWVLGAPEMVFGDAASDPATGFGRTVTELASTGRRTLVLAHSATALTDAAVDEESLPPGVSPAVVLTFRERVRPDAAQTLTYFREQGVGIRVISGDNPRTVAAIAREVGLDVAEGFDARKLPESDAALGEVLETHTVFGRVTPEQKKRMVVALQANGHTVAMTGDGVNDALAIKTADIGIAMNSGAAATKAVARLVLLDGQFSHLPDVVAEGRQVIANIERVSMLFLNKTVYATGLAILFGVLVLEFPFLPRQLSITDGLTIGIPAFFLALMHNSQRYVPGFLKRSLSFAIPSGTIIAIALTLYTLGAKSLGAEEPELRTGSTIILAIVGIWVLTVLSRPINRYKVLVIGAMFITLLVIFTIPLASEFFELVDPGEDVAYLVTIVTVLTIGAIEIVRFFHRRFVAKELAKAGVTSLG, translated from the coding sequence ATGGATGCCGCGCCCGTCGTCTCCGCACCCGTCGACGTCGACCCGTCGATCGGTCTCAGCGCGGCTGCGGTGGCCGAGCGCATCGCCACCGGTCGCACCAATTCCTTCGCGGCCAACACGAGCCGGAGTGTCTGGACGATCGTCCGCGCCAACGTCTTCACACTGTTCAACGCGATCGTCTTCACCTGCTTCGGCATCCTGCTGGTGCTCGGCCGTTGGCAGGACGCGATCTTCGGGCTCGCGGCCTTCGCCAACTCGATCATCGGATGCTGGCAGGAGTTCCGTGCCAAAGCAGCCCTCGACCGGCTCGCGCTGCTCAACGCTCCGCTCGCGCGGGTGCGCCGCGACGGTCTCGACGCCGAGATTCCACCCGTGGACGTCGTGCTCGATGACATACTCATCCTGCGCGCAGGCGACCAGGTACCGGCCGACGCGATCGTGATAGACACCCGCGCGCTGCAGATCGACGAGTCGATGCTCACCGGCGAGTCCGACGCGGTCGACAAGAAGCCGGGCGACGAGGCTCTCTCGGGCTCGATCGTGGTCGCGGGCGAGAGCGAAGCACAGGTGACCCGCGTCGGAGCCGACTCGTACGCGAACAAGTTCGCGGGTGAGGCGAAGCGGTTCTCGCTCGTCTCGTCGGAGCTGCGCACCTCGATCAACCGCGTGCTGCGGTTCATGAGCTGGATCATCGGTCCGATCGGACTCCTCGTCCTCAACGCCCAGATGATGGTCGCCGGCGGCTGGGTCACCGCGTGGGAGAGCGGAACGTGGGTGCAGGCGGTCGTGAACACGATCGCCTCCCTCACCGCGATGATCCCGCTCGGCCTGGTGCTCATGACCTCCATCGCGTTCGCTGTCGGTGCCGCGAAGCTGGCGAGCCGCCAAGTGCTCGTGAACGAGCTGCCCGCAGTCGAGGGGCTCGCCCGCGTGGACGTCATCTGCCTCGACAAGACCGGCACGCTCACCGCGGGCGAGATCGAGTTCGACGGTGCTCACCCGGTTCCGGATGCCGCGCCCGACGTCGACGCGGTGCTGGCGTGGTACGGCGCCGCACCCGCGGCGAACGCGACGGCACGATGCCTGCAGGCGCCGTATCCGGTGCAGGATGCGCTCTCTGTCGCCCGCGACATCCCGTTCTCGTCCGCCCGCAAGTGGAGCGCGGTGTCGTTCGCGAACGGCCCGGGCGGCACGTGGGTGCTGGGCGCGCCGGAGATGGTGTTCGGCGACGCGGCGTCCGACCCGGCCACGGGCTTCGGCCGAACGGTCACCGAGCTGGCCTCGACCGGCCGCCGCACGCTCGTGCTGGCCCACTCTGCGACGGCCCTGACCGATGCCGCTGTCGATGAGGAGAGTCTGCCTCCGGGCGTCTCGCCGGCCGTCGTGCTGACCTTCCGCGAGCGGGTGAGGCCCGATGCCGCACAGACTCTCACGTACTTCCGCGAGCAGGGGGTCGGCATCCGGGTCATCTCGGGTGACAATCCACGCACGGTCGCGGCCATCGCGCGCGAAGTGGGTCTCGACGTCGCGGAAGGGTTCGATGCGCGCAAGCTCCCGGAGAGCGATGCGGCGCTCGGCGAGGTGCTCGAGACGCACACGGTGTTCGGACGCGTCACACCCGAGCAGAAGAAGCGCATGGTGGTCGCGCTCCAAGCCAACGGCCACACCGTCGCGATGACGGGGGACGGCGTCAACGACGCGCTCGCCATCAAGACCGCGGACATCGGCATCGCGATGAACTCCGGAGCGGCGGCCACCAAAGCGGTGGCGAGACTCGTGCTGCTCGACGGACAGTTCTCGCACCTCCCCGACGTCGTCGCGGAAGGCAGGCAGGTCATCGCGAACATCGAGCGGGTGTCGATGCTGTTCCTGAACAAGACCGTCTATGCCACGGGACTTGCCATCCTGTTCGGCGTGCTGGTGCTGGAGTTCCCGTTCCTGCCGCGCCAGCTCTCCATCACCGACGGACTGACCATCGGCATCCCGGCGTTCTTCCTCGCGCTGATGCACAACTCGCAGCGATATGTGCCCGGGTTCCTCAAGCGCTCGCTGAGCTTCGCGATCCCCTCTGGCACGATCATCGCGATCGCGCTGACGCTGTACACGCTCGGGGCGAAGTCGCTCGGGGCGGAGGAGCCCGAGCTGCGGACGGGGTCGACGATCATCCTCGCCATCGTGGGCATCTGGGTGCTCACCGTGCTGTCGCGCCCGATCAACCGCTACAAGGTGCTCGTGATCGGAGCGATGTTCATCACGCTCCTCGTGATCTTCACGATCCCGCTCGCGTCAGAGTTCTTCGAGCTCGTCGACCCGGGCGAGGATGTCGCATATCTCGTGACGATCGTGACGGTGCTCACGATCGGGGCGATCGAGATCGTGAGGTTCTTCCATCGCCGTTTTGTCGCGAAGGAGCTCGCGAAAGCCGGAGTCACGAGCCTCGGATGA
- a CDS encoding carbohydrate ABC transporter permease, protein MTTTNLVIESNVDGRSARQVARDTRRHEKMAQKRLTSKGATIAAIAIAFFWTIPTFGLFVTSFRPGADSQTTGWWTVFTNPDFTLGNYQAALTAGGTSLTLAQSFLNSLAITIPVVAFALAVASLLAYAFAWIDFKGKNFIFIAVFALQIVPIQMALVPLLSLFSRGLTVNGVSIFPGLELRDIDHSFATVWIAHTIFALPLAVFLLHNFIAEIPSEVIEAARVDGAGHGQIFFRMILPLSAPALASFAVLEFIWVWNDLLVATIFAPSTSLPMTQSLASLSGTWGNQWFLQSAGAFITMLTPLIVFFALQRFFVRGLLAGATKG, encoded by the coding sequence ATGACCACCACCAATCTGGTGATCGAGTCGAACGTCGATGGGCGTTCGGCACGACAGGTCGCCCGCGACACCCGCCGGCACGAGAAGATGGCCCAGAAGCGCCTCACCTCCAAGGGTGCGACGATCGCGGCCATCGCGATCGCGTTCTTCTGGACGATCCCGACGTTCGGCCTCTTCGTCACCTCGTTCCGCCCTGGTGCCGACTCGCAGACCACGGGTTGGTGGACCGTCTTCACCAACCCGGACTTCACGCTCGGCAACTATCAGGCCGCGCTCACAGCCGGCGGAACGTCGCTGACCCTCGCGCAGTCGTTCCTGAACTCGCTGGCCATCACGATCCCCGTGGTCGCCTTCGCGCTCGCCGTCGCATCGCTGCTGGCGTACGCGTTCGCCTGGATCGACTTCAAGGGCAAGAACTTCATCTTCATCGCGGTGTTCGCGCTGCAGATCGTGCCGATCCAGATGGCCCTGGTCCCGCTGCTCAGCCTCTTCTCCCGGGGCCTGACCGTCAACGGTGTCAGTATCTTCCCTGGTCTCGAACTGCGCGACATCGACCACAGCTTCGCGACCGTGTGGATCGCCCACACGATCTTCGCGCTGCCGCTGGCGGTCTTCCTCCTGCACAACTTCATCGCCGAGATCCCCAGCGAGGTGATCGAGGCGGCACGCGTGGACGGTGCCGGGCACGGCCAGATCTTCTTCCGGATGATCCTGCCCCTGTCGGCCCCGGCGCTCGCGTCGTTCGCGGTGCTGGAGTTCATCTGGGTCTGGAACGACCTGCTGGTCGCGACGATATTCGCGCCATCGACGTCCTTGCCGATGACGCAGTCTCTGGCGTCCCTATCGGGAACATGGGGCAACCAGTGGTTCCTGCAATCCGCGGGTGCGTTCATCACGATGCTGACGCCGCTCATCGTGTTCTTCGCGCTGCAGCGCTTCTTCGTGCGTGGCCTGCTGGCAGGTGCGACGAAGGGCTGA
- a CDS encoding sugar ABC transporter permease, translating to MVTRPPVEGARPTSLGVSFNSFFQWIGNMGPIVQIPIILLVFGAVVGILLLLIEYAPRAGTVYFWIRVIACFAIPVIAFMLLRPYQNAVIYVLAIAILLGAILFYADFRARQGRGYLFQLILFAAPAAVLLLIGLIYPAISTFFQSFFDKTGKSFVGLENYIWVFTNPEGFWSVVNSIIWVIVAPIFATVIGLAYAVFIDRAKGEKALKILIFMPFAISFVGAGIIWKFMYDYRQGDQIGLLNAIVTFFGFPPVPWLATEPLVNTLLLVVVFIWSQTGLAMVILSAAVKAVPPEQNEAAEIDGANAWQRFRNVTIPGIRSSIVVVVTTIAIGSLKIYDIVAVMTGGRANSTVLAFEMVNQQQRFQSYGHAAALAIVLFIFVIPLIWFNVVQIRKQREIR from the coding sequence ATGGTCACCCGACCGCCGGTCGAGGGAGCCCGGCCGACGTCGCTGGGCGTCTCGTTCAACAGCTTCTTCCAGTGGATCGGCAACATGGGGCCGATCGTGCAGATCCCCATCATCCTCTTGGTCTTCGGGGCCGTCGTCGGCATCCTGCTGCTTCTGATCGAATACGCACCCCGTGCCGGCACGGTCTATTTCTGGATTCGGGTGATCGCGTGCTTCGCGATTCCGGTCATCGCTTTCATGCTGCTGCGCCCGTACCAGAACGCGGTCATCTATGTGCTGGCCATCGCGATCCTCCTCGGCGCCATACTGTTCTACGCCGACTTCCGGGCGCGTCAGGGCAGGGGCTACCTCTTCCAGCTGATCCTGTTCGCGGCTCCCGCGGCGGTCCTGCTGCTCATCGGGTTGATCTACCCTGCCATCTCGACGTTCTTCCAGTCGTTCTTCGACAAGACCGGGAAGAGCTTCGTCGGACTCGAGAACTACATCTGGGTCTTCACGAACCCCGAGGGCTTCTGGTCGGTCGTCAACTCGATCATCTGGGTGATCGTGGCGCCGATCTTTGCGACTGTCATCGGACTCGCCTACGCGGTCTTCATCGATCGCGCGAAGGGCGAGAAGGCACTGAAGATCCTCATCTTCATGCCGTTCGCGATCTCGTTCGTGGGAGCGGGCATCATCTGGAAATTCATGTACGACTATCGCCAGGGCGACCAGATCGGTCTCCTCAATGCGATCGTGACGTTCTTCGGATTCCCCCCGGTGCCGTGGCTCGCGACCGAGCCCCTCGTCAATACGCTGCTGCTGGTCGTCGTCTTCATCTGGAGCCAGACCGGGCTCGCGATGGTCATCCTGTCCGCCGCGGTCAAGGCGGTGCCGCCGGAGCAGAACGAGGCGGCGGAGATCGACGGCGCCAACGCCTGGCAACGGTTCCGCAACGTCACGATTCCCGGCATCCGATCCTCCATTGTCGTCGTCGTGACCACGATCGCCATCGGCTCGCTCAAGATCTATGACATCGTCGCCGTCATGACCGGTGGTCGCGCGAACTCCACCGTCCTCGCGTTCGAGATGGTGAACCAGCAGCAGCGATTCCAGAGCTACGGCCACGCTGCCGCGCTCGCCATCGTGCTGTTCATATTCGTCATACCGCTCATCTGGTTCAACGTCGTTCAGATCAGGAAGCAGAGGGAGATCCGATGA
- a CDS encoding ABC transporter substrate-binding protein, which produces MRTTARHRIIAGVGVAAIAAMTLAGCAEGGGEEANPTDLAGETVTIAGGITGIEAENMQKSFDQFTEDTGIKVEYSGDKSFEGNIVTKVAGGSAPDIAIVPQPGLLKSLVETGEVKEAPDAVEANVDANWSPDWKAYGTVDDVFYSAPMLANVKGFVWYSPASFEEWGVEVPTTWDELLDLTATIQEQTGSAPWCAGFFSDAASGWPGTDWVEDLVLRQSGPEVYDQWVANEVKFTDPQIEDAFNAVGEILLNPDYVNAGFGDVASINATAFADVAAKVADGTCALTHQASFLAANFLDVQTADGATPNVAPDGDVYAFPLPGIEAGGETTLEVGGEFVTAFSDDAATVAVLEYMSTPEWADTRVELGGNISANLNADPSLASSEFLTEAMTLLQDPNTTVRFDAADLMPATVGQGSFWKGMVDWIDGKDTATVLSDIQAGYEN; this is translated from the coding sequence ATGCGCACGACTGCGCGTCACCGCATCATCGCGGGGGTGGGTGTGGCCGCAATCGCCGCCATGACGCTCGCGGGGTGTGCCGAGGGCGGTGGTGAGGAGGCGAACCCGACCGATCTCGCCGGCGAGACGGTGACGATCGCGGGTGGCATCACCGGCATCGAGGCCGAGAACATGCAGAAGTCCTTCGACCAGTTCACCGAAGACACCGGGATCAAGGTGGAGTACTCGGGCGACAAGAGCTTCGAGGGCAACATCGTCACCAAGGTGGCCGGCGGATCCGCACCCGACATCGCAATCGTGCCGCAGCCTGGACTTCTCAAGAGCCTGGTCGAAACCGGCGAGGTCAAAGAGGCGCCCGACGCTGTGGAGGCGAACGTCGACGCGAACTGGTCGCCGGATTGGAAGGCCTACGGCACTGTCGACGACGTGTTCTACTCGGCACCCATGCTTGCGAACGTCAAGGGCTTCGTGTGGTACTCGCCCGCGTCATTCGAGGAATGGGGCGTCGAAGTCCCCACGACGTGGGATGAGCTGCTCGACCTGACGGCGACGATCCAAGAGCAGACCGGTTCCGCTCCGTGGTGCGCCGGATTCTTCTCCGATGCGGCGTCGGGATGGCCGGGCACGGACTGGGTCGAAGACCTCGTGCTGCGCCAGTCCGGACCCGAAGTCTACGACCAGTGGGTGGCGAACGAGGTCAAGTTCACTGATCCCCAGATCGAAGACGCGTTCAACGCCGTGGGCGAGATCCTGTTGAACCCCGACTATGTGAACGCGGGCTTCGGCGACGTGGCGAGCATCAACGCAACGGCATTCGCCGACGTCGCGGCCAAGGTCGCTGACGGCACCTGCGCGCTCACGCACCAGGCATCGTTCCTCGCGGCCAACTTCCTCGATGTCCAGACCGCTGATGGTGCGACGCCGAACGTCGCACCGGATGGCGATGTCTACGCCTTCCCGCTCCCCGGCATCGAGGCGGGTGGCGAGACGACGCTCGAGGTCGGTGGCGAGTTCGTCACGGCATTCTCGGATGACGCGGCCACCGTCGCGGTGCTCGAATACATGTCGACGCCCGAGTGGGCCGACACCCGCGTCGAGCTGGGTGGCAACATCTCCGCCAACCTCAACGCGGACCCGTCGCTCGCCTCCAGCGAGTTCCTCACCGAGGCGATGACCCTGCTGCAGGACCCGAACACCACCGTGCGCTTCGACGCAGCCGACCTGATGCCGGCGACCGTCGGCCAAGGGTCGTTCTGGAAGGGCATGGTCGACTGGATCGACGGCAAGGACACCGCAACGGTCCTGAGTGACATCCAGGCAGGCTACGAGAACTAG
- a CDS encoding LacI family DNA-binding transcriptional regulator gives MAGIAEVARLAGVSKSTASRALTGSGYTSDETRERVRSAAATLGYVASNSAVTLATGRTNTVGVVMPYLNRWFFAEVLEGIQQSLLERGLDLTLYDAKPGTVGRSLIFQDYLARKRFDGLIAVGLEPDDREFDRLVQLGRPVVTVVGSADTTTDVAIDDDFAARRATEHLVALGHRRIAFIGGTPQQHWAHVDRRRLDGYRGAMADAGLAEHASHIISEVTVPGGYASAVDVLGDARSRPTALVATCDEVAIGAIIAARRLGVQVPSDLSVIGIDDHEFAEMFSLTTLRQVPREQGRVAVDLLLTHIAEPDKAKAVVRMRSTLVVRNSTSALDPQHSAVVVDSRQRQADASR, from the coding sequence ATGGCGGGCATCGCCGAGGTCGCCCGTCTCGCAGGTGTGTCCAAATCGACCGCCAGCCGTGCGCTGACCGGCTCCGGGTACACCTCAGACGAGACGCGGGAGCGCGTGAGATCTGCCGCGGCCACGCTCGGCTACGTGGCGTCGAACAGTGCCGTCACCCTCGCAACCGGACGCACGAACACCGTCGGCGTCGTGATGCCCTACCTCAACCGGTGGTTCTTCGCCGAAGTGCTCGAGGGCATCCAGCAGTCGCTTCTCGAGCGCGGGCTGGATCTGACCCTCTACGACGCGAAGCCGGGCACGGTCGGCCGATCGCTGATCTTCCAGGACTACCTCGCCCGCAAGAGGTTCGACGGGCTCATCGCCGTGGGGCTCGAGCCGGACGACCGGGAGTTCGACCGGCTCGTGCAGCTGGGGCGGCCCGTCGTCACCGTGGTCGGTTCGGCCGACACGACGACGGATGTCGCGATCGACGACGATTTCGCCGCCCGCCGGGCGACCGAGCACCTCGTCGCGCTCGGACACCGCCGCATCGCGTTCATCGGCGGCACACCGCAGCAGCATTGGGCTCACGTCGACCGGCGCCGGCTCGATGGATACCGAGGCGCGATGGCGGATGCCGGGCTCGCCGAGCATGCCTCGCACATCATCTCCGAGGTGACGGTGCCCGGCGGGTACGCGTCGGCCGTGGATGTGCTCGGCGATGCGCGCAGCCGACCCACGGCCCTCGTCGCGACGTGCGACGAGGTGGCGATCGGCGCGATCATCGCGGCTCGCCGCCTCGGCGTCCAGGTGCCGAGCGACCTCAGCGTCATCGGCATCGACGATCACGAGTTCGCCGAGATGTTCTCCCTCACGACGCTGCGGCAGGTCCCTCGCGAGCAGGGCAGGGTCGCCGTCGACCTGCTGCTCACCCACATCGCCGAGCCCGACAAGGCGAAAGCGGTGGTGCGGATGCGGTCGACGCTCGTGGTGCGCAACTCCACGAGTGCGCTCGATCCGCAGCATTCAGCTGTCGTCGTCGACAGTCGACAGCGTCAGGCGGACGCATCTCGCTGA
- the rplL gene encoding 50S ribosomal protein L7/L12 — protein sequence MAKLSTEELLDAFKELTLIELSEFVKKFEETFEVTAAAPVAVAGPAAAGAAPAEEVEEQTAFDVVLEAAGEKKIQVIKVVRELTSLGLGEAKAVVDGAPKAVLEGVTKEAADKGKAALEEAGATVTLK from the coding sequence ATGGCAAAGCTCAGCACTGAGGAGCTGCTCGACGCGTTCAAGGAGCTCACGCTCATCGAGCTCTCGGAGTTCGTCAAGAAGTTCGAGGAGACCTTCGAGGTCACCGCCGCGGCGCCCGTCGCCGTTGCAGGCCCGGCTGCCGCCGGTGCCGCCCCCGCCGAAGAGGTCGAGGAGCAGACGGCATTCGACGTCGTGCTCGAGGCCGCAGGCGAGAAGAAGATCCAGGTCATCAAGGTCGTCCGCGAGCTCACCTCGCTCGGCCTCGGCGAGGCCAAGGCCGTCGTCGATGGCGCTCCCAAGGCCGTCCTCGAGGGCGTCACCAAGGAAGCTGCAGACAAGGGCAAGGCCGCTCTCGAAGAGGCCGGCGCCACCGTCACCCTGAAGTGA
- the rplJ gene encoding 50S ribosomal protein L10: protein MAQKEASVAELTKNFEDSTAVLLTEYRGLTVAQLKELRNSIRQDADYAVVKNTLTKIAANNAGISSLDDDLKGPSAVAFVHGDPVAVAKGLRAFAKAHPLLVIKGGYFDGAPLSADEVNKLADLESREVLLAKLAGAMKASLFGAAYLFNAPLSKAVRTVDALREKQESAA from the coding sequence ATGGCGCAGAAGGAAGCATCGGTCGCCGAGCTCACGAAGAATTTCGAGGACTCGACCGCCGTTCTGCTGACCGAGTACCGCGGTCTGACGGTTGCCCAGCTCAAGGAGCTGCGCAACAGCATTCGTCAGGATGCGGATTACGCCGTGGTGAAGAACACGCTCACCAAGATCGCCGCGAACAACGCGGGGATCTCGTCGCTGGATGACGACCTCAAGGGTCCGTCGGCAGTGGCGTTCGTGCACGGCGACCCGGTCGCCGTCGCGAAGGGCCTGCGTGCCTTCGCCAAGGCACACCCTCTTCTCGTGATCAAGGGCGGCTACTTCGACGGTGCCCCCCTGAGCGCGGATGAGGTCAACAAGCTCGCCGACCTCGAGAGCCGTGAAGTCCTGCTGGCGAAGCTCGCCGGCGCGATGAAGGCCTCGCTGTTCGGCGCCGCCTATCTGTTCAACGCACCGCTGTCGAAGGCCGTTCGCACGGTCGACGCGCTGCGTGAGAAGCAGGAGTCCGCGGCCTGA
- a CDS encoding YqaJ viral recombinase family protein, with translation MTPELAARIVADSRDRVAWVRARSRGITATDVASLTSDRSIPRAADAKLMGSGFSGNAYTAHGRLREPEIAAWVAATHGIQPSSALFHAVVEKRHLATPDGIAVDSAGRIQLCEIKTTNKSWSSIPRSYLRQVWWQQHVLGAERTLIAWEEHDAFVPVDDEPRCAWVDRDEAEIAKLVRLATALIDELHRRHLVGRPLAEAPEPVEVPRQPFRALALAD, from the coding sequence GTGACACCGGAACTCGCCGCCCGCATCGTTGCGGACTCACGCGACCGCGTGGCTTGGGTGCGGGCTCGCTCCCGAGGCATCACGGCGACGGATGTCGCATCCCTCACGTCAGACCGATCCATCCCGCGAGCCGCCGACGCCAAACTCATGGGATCGGGATTCTCGGGGAACGCCTACACCGCTCACGGTCGCCTTCGCGAACCCGAGATCGCGGCGTGGGTCGCCGCGACCCACGGCATCCAGCCTTCTTCCGCACTCTTCCACGCGGTCGTCGAGAAACGGCACCTCGCCACTCCCGACGGCATCGCCGTCGACAGCGCCGGCCGCATCCAGCTGTGCGAGATAAAGACCACGAACAAGTCCTGGAGCAGCATCCCGCGCTCCTATCTGCGGCAGGTCTGGTGGCAGCAGCATGTGCTGGGCGCCGAGCGCACGCTCATCGCGTGGGAGGAGCACGACGCATTCGTCCCGGTGGACGATGAGCCCCGATGCGCATGGGTCGATCGCGACGAGGCCGAGATCGCCAAGCTCGTGCGCCTCGCAACGGCACTGATCGACGAGCTGCACCGCCGGCATCTCGTCGGCCGTCCGCTCGCCGAGGCACCCGAGCCGGTCGAAGTGCCGCGGCAGCCCTTCCGCGCGCTCGCTCTCGCCGACTGA
- a CDS encoding MDR family MFS transporter, whose translation MSAVTSPALETDAPAAPRRRVLVSLSGLLLGMFVSMLASTVVSTSLPVIIHDLDGDQAAFTWVVTATLLTTAISTPIWGKLADLFNRKVLFQVAIVIFVLATAAAGFSQDTSTLIAFRAVQGIGAGGLAALSQVLMADIISPRERGKYMGLFGGVMALATIGGPLLGGVITDTLGWRWNFYVALPFAIAALIIIQRTLHLPHRAKMKARIDYLGIVLLSTAVSLLLIWVTLAGDSFEWWSMQTILMVGGALLATLLFIIVELRSKEPLIPLSLFRNRTFTLAVIASIATGIAMFGASVFLSQYMQLARGATPTEAGLMTIPMIAGLLVSSIGVGALVTRFGQWKPYLIVGSVSLIAGSYLLSTIHYDTNFALVSLYMFLLGAGVGMTMQNLVLVVQNTSKPTEIGVASSGVTFFRSLGGTIGVSFMGAALAASVTDLMAGAKDQLTAAIVSLGAKGADIAAQIQSGTLPQVSTMPPVVRVIFEDIYAQGISQSFLIAVPFAILSLIAIIFLPNKPLTRMTTSERIQASEADLATVSVPEGMDVAASADENAAESSDQDVAAPADEDATERSVAPAEASAGR comes from the coding sequence ATGTCCGCTGTCACTTCCCCCGCACTGGAGACGGACGCTCCGGCGGCGCCCCGCCGTCGTGTGCTCGTTTCCCTCTCCGGCCTCCTCCTCGGCATGTTCGTGTCGATGCTGGCCTCGACGGTCGTCTCGACCTCGCTGCCGGTCATCATTCATGACCTCGACGGCGACCAGGCCGCCTTCACGTGGGTCGTCACCGCGACGCTGCTCACCACGGCCATCTCGACCCCGATCTGGGGCAAGCTCGCCGACCTGTTCAACCGCAAAGTGCTGTTCCAGGTCGCGATCGTGATCTTCGTGCTCGCGACCGCGGCCGCGGGCTTCTCGCAGGACACCTCGACGCTCATCGCGTTCCGTGCCGTCCAGGGAATCGGCGCCGGCGGCCTCGCGGCCCTCAGCCAGGTGCTGATGGCTGACATCATCAGCCCGCGCGAGCGCGGCAAGTACATGGGCCTGTTCGGCGGAGTGATGGCGCTGGCGACGATCGGCGGCCCGCTGCTCGGTGGCGTCATCACCGACACGCTGGGCTGGCGCTGGAACTTCTACGTCGCACTGCCGTTCGCAATCGCTGCGCTCATCATCATCCAGCGCACCCTGCACCTGCCTCACCGCGCCAAGATGAAGGCGCGCATCGACTACCTCGGCATCGTGCTGCTCTCCACCGCCGTCTCGCTCCTGCTCATCTGGGTGACGCTCGCCGGCGACTCGTTCGAGTGGTGGAGCATGCAGACCATCCTCATGGTCGGTGGCGCACTCCTCGCGACGCTGCTGTTCATCATCGTCGAGCTGCGCTCGAAGGAGCCGCTGATCCCGCTGTCGCTGTTCCGCAACCGCACCTTCACGCTCGCGGTCATCGCGTCGATCGCCACCGGCATCGCGATGTTCGGCGCATCCGTGTTCCTCAGCCAGTACATGCAGCTCGCACGCGGCGCCACGCCGACCGAGGCGGGCCTCATGACGATCCCCATGATCGCGGGCCTGCTGGTCTCGTCGATCGGCGTCGGCGCGCTGGTCACCCGGTTCGGACAGTGGAAGCCGTACCTCATCGTCGGCTCGGTCTCGCTCATCGCCGGCTCGTACCTGCTGTCGACGATCCACTACGACACGAACTTCGCCCTCGTCTCGCTGTACATGTTCCTGCTCGGCGCGGGCGTCGGCATGACGATGCAGAACCTCGTGCTCGTGGTTCAGAACACCTCCAAGCCGACCGAGATCGGTGTCGCGAGCTCGGGAGTGACGTTCTTCCGCAGCCTCGGCGGCACGATCGGCGTTTCGTTCATGGGCGCTGCGCTCGCGGCGAGCGTCACCGATCTCATGGCGGGGGCGAAGGATCAGCTGACCGCGGCCATCGTGAGCCTGGGTGCGAAGGGCGCCGACATCGCGGCGCAGATCCAGAGCGGCACTTTGCCGCAGGTCTCGACGATGCCGCCTGTCGTCCGGGTGATCTTCGAGGACATCTACGCGCAGGGCATCTCGCAGTCGTTCCTCATCGCGGTGCCGTTCGCGATCCTGAGCCTCATCGCGATCATCTTCCTGCCGAACAAGCCGCTCACGCGCATGACCACCAGCGAGCGCATCCAGGCCAGCGAAGCGGACCTGGCCACAGTGTCCGTTCCCGAGGGGATGGATGTCGCCGCCTCGGCAGACGAGAACGCCGCCGAGTCCTCTGATCAGGATGTCGCCGCACCCGCCGACGAGGACGCCACCGAGCGCTCCGTGGCGCCTGCTGAGGCATCCGCCGGCCGATAA